A DNA window from Daucus carota subsp. sativus chromosome 3, DH1 v3.0, whole genome shotgun sequence contains the following coding sequences:
- the LOC108210447 gene encoding ankyrin repeat domain-containing protein, chloroplastic — MWSSCCCSSLQTPPLLLQPLNPRASTTFHTCFLPTNLPLPFPIRSPIYSLSPSLDQFQYNHQDEYPDEPEHVIGDCLVFEEGIFEDPALQNPSTFIDKPPTKISTKPQIQPQNLIPDDWKQAQEAYNITKQERRKIAQQLQFGRKLEKRKELLKPIKTSEELENEYVVYKNAKLAQLRPVVLDNPTFPDDRNVGDTSDHEVDDEKFSTEREDRLVVTAGGRAKPRNPRMAVYRGSLDDVSEFLNSRDYIPDSPKSLEGPRKLFTREEKVLLNRRVPDLASATSGKWQPLHTLAASGEFYLLTELLKHSIDINIPDKTGFTAIHRAILGKKQAIFNILLRESANPFVRDEEGATLMHYAVRTASSQMIKILLLYNVDINLQDNYGWTPLHLAVQSRRTDIVRLLLIKGADKTLKNREGLTPLELCLYSGQEARTYELIKLIKLLPRRRSYLIKSLTHQCDGLSTLFKTDSQTLNTSIS; from the exons ATGTGGTCGTCTTGCTGTTGCTCCTCCTTGCAAACTCCTCCGCTTCTCCTGCAACCACTCAACCCCAGAGCTTCCACCACTTTCCATACTTGCTTCCTCCCCACAAATCTTCCACTTCCCTTTCCAATCCGCTCACCCATTTATTCTCTATCCCCATCTCTCGATCAATTTCAATACAATCACCAAGATGAATACCCAGATGAGCCGGAACATGTTATTGGCGATTGTCTTGTTTTCGAAGAAGGCATTTTCGAAGACCCTGCCCTTCAAAACCCCTCTACTTTTATTGATAAACCCCCCACCAAGATTTCTACTAAACCCCAAATTCAACCTCAGAATTTGATTCCTGACGATTGGAAACAAGCCCAGGAAGCTTATAATATCACTAAGCAGGAACGAAGGAAGATTGCCCAGCAACTTCAATTCGGTCGTAAGTTGGAGAAGAGAAAAGAATTGCTTAAGCCTATTAAAACTAGTGAGGAATTGGAGAATGAGTATGTGGTTTATAAAAATGCTAAGCTTGCTCAGTTGAGGCCTGTGGTTCTTGATAATCCTACTTTTCCCGATGATCGCAATGTGGGTGATACTAGTGATCATGAGGTTGATGATGAGAAGTTTAGTACCGAGAGAGAGGATAGATTGGTTGTCACAGCTGGTGGGAGAGCCAAGCCGAGAAATCCGAGGATGGCTGTATATCGTGGCAGCTTGGATGATGTTTCTGAGTTTTTGAATAGTCGGGATTATATTCCCGATTCTCCCAAGAGTTTAGAGG GTCCTCGCAAGCTGTTCACAAGGGAGGAAAAGGTCCTGCTGAATAGGCGGGTTCCTGATTTGGCATCTGCTACTTCT GGTAAATGGCAGCCTCTGCATACACTAGCCGCATCAGGAGAATTTTACCTTCTAACTGAGTTGTTGAAGCATAGCATTGATATTAATATTCCTGATAAG ACTGGTTTCACTGCAATTCACAGAGCAATACTTGGCAAAAAGCAAGCTATATTTAATATTCTTCTCAGAGAATCAGCTAATCCTTTTGTTCGTGATGAA GAGGGAGCTACACTTATGCATTATGCTGTACGCACGGCATCAAGTCAAATGATTAAAATTCTGCTCTTATACAATGTTGATATTAACCTGCAGGACAAT TATGGTTGGACGCCATTACATCTGGCCGTGCAGTCACGTAGGACAGATATTGTAAGGCTTTTGTTAATAAAGGGCGCCGACAAGACGTTAAAGAATCGG GAAGGTTTAACCCCACTTGAGCTGTGCCTCTACTCTGGTCAAGAAGCACGTACATATGAGCTGATAAAGCTGATTAAATTGCTCCCCCGGCGGCGAAGTTATCTGATAAAAAGCTTGACTCATCAGTGTGATGGCCTATCAACCCTTTTCAAGACAGATAGTCAGACTCTCAATACCTCTATCAGTTGA